The DNA sequence GGTTTCGACGCCAGGCGTCTGGCTGAAATGTCCGACGCCGAGATCGAAGAGCGCATGCTCGACCCCGGGATCATCCGCAACCGGCTCAAACTCAATGCCGCACGGCGCAATGCCAGGGCCTGGCTGGCGTTGGAAAACCCGGTCGAATGGCTCTGGTCGTTCGTCGGTGGTCAACCGAAGATCAACCATTTCAACCAGCGCAGCGATGTGCCGGCCGTGACCGAAGAGGCCAAGGCCATGAGCAAGGCGTTGAAGAAAGCCGGTTTCACCTTCGTGGGGCCAACCATTTGTTATGCGTTAATGCAGGCTTCGGGAATGGTCATGGACCACACCACCGATTGTGATCGCTACGCCACCTTGTCCCGCTGACGGTACAATAGCCGGCTTGCAAACATAGGAGTGGCCTGTGGATAAGTTCAAAGGCGCCATGATGGTGGGGGCACTGCGGTTGTTCGCCCTGCTGCCGTGGCGTGCCGTGCAGCGTGTTGGCGCGGCAATCGGTTGGTTGAT is a window from the Pseudomonas sp. LS1212 genome containing:
- a CDS encoding DNA-3-methyladenine glycosylase I is translated as MPRCFWCTEDPLYQDYHDREWGVPLRDAAQLFELLLLEGCQAGLSWITVLKKRERYRQVMFGFDARRLAEMSDAEIEERMLDPGIIRNRLKLNAARRNARAWLALENPVEWLWSFVGGQPKINHFNQRSDVPAVTEEAKAMSKALKKAGFTFVGPTICYALMQASGMVMDHTTDCDRYATLSR